A genomic window from Cupriavidus basilensis includes:
- a CDS encoding sialate O-acetylesterase: MSNPLQDKVDQFIVDEGLNHQYVNGDQNTLVQTAGGPVPSIAKQAKDNDAAINAAGLLGQVNASKDAAQSAMTGAQFAMTGAQAARDGALIQAGVYVDEPTGRAAVADGQAFKVQGSGVIAAFEYRRVNSASATLIAIYPSSAAVSALQSILPSLAPSGYAWALTDAFFSAAIGVKTDGTFTAVVTDIANLVATVSRIGNLTTASSPPAGYSYAWMDSLGQMAAGITTSGSFIISNLTALLTSINQLNIGSSSVISEQSTPTSGVFSIKDGFGSTAARVNADGSVEVDTLTVRALKVTSVSAQSLAVAASTVSALMPDMPHVISYGQSLGEGVNALPPLSTVQKYNAVSFNGGVRAQDGGTDPAVTHASLIPMVETQFDTGNGVAGETPLSGMTEFIHERLVAENPGFNASAMSLLGSAPGQGSQSIANLSKGGSYYQRLLNDVSYGVSLANAASKLYQTTAITWTQGEADQSLGTSASAYITALNTLLANVNSDAAAASGQSQAVRMIMYQMGSYKALGGTYPTIAFAQRDACRQNANMFLACPMYQFDNSDAGVHLTNVSSRWLGAYYGLVYKRVVIDGLVWKPTMATSWVRQGKVALIKFNVPGGGLVFDTSYVTDPGNYGFSLVDSSGNPLTISGVSLLQNDTVKIVAATAIPAGAKWRYGWGNGTANYGRTAGPRGCLRDSMGDTIVYAGAGNQPMHNWAIVDEQILN, encoded by the coding sequence ATGAGTAACCCGCTGCAGGACAAGGTAGACCAATTCATCGTGGATGAGGGTCTCAACCATCAGTATGTGAACGGTGACCAGAACACCCTTGTACAGACAGCCGGTGGCCCGGTGCCGTCAATAGCCAAGCAGGCGAAAGACAATGATGCGGCTATCAACGCGGCTGGCTTACTCGGTCAGGTAAACGCGAGTAAGGACGCAGCGCAGTCTGCAATGACAGGTGCTCAGTTTGCTATGACCGGTGCTCAGGCGGCACGCGATGGCGCGCTGATCCAGGCTGGCGTCTATGTGGATGAGCCGACGGGGCGGGCTGCCGTTGCTGATGGGCAGGCTTTCAAAGTGCAAGGTTCGGGCGTTATCGCGGCTTTTGAATATAGACGCGTAAATAGTGCGTCCGCAACGCTGATAGCGATCTACCCATCGTCGGCTGCTGTATCTGCTTTGCAGTCAATCCTTCCGTCTCTCGCACCGTCTGGATATGCGTGGGCACTTACTGATGCGTTCTTTAGTGCCGCTATCGGCGTAAAAACGGACGGCACATTTACCGCAGTAGTCACGGACATCGCGAACCTCGTGGCCACGGTGAGCCGCATCGGAAACCTCACAACGGCATCCTCACCGCCGGCCGGCTACTCTTATGCCTGGATGGATTCCCTTGGGCAAATGGCAGCAGGCATTACAACATCTGGTTCGTTCATTATCTCGAATCTAACGGCGCTGCTTACCTCCATCAATCAACTGAATATCGGATCGTCGTCCGTAATATCTGAGCAGAGCACGCCAACTTCCGGAGTGTTCTCGATTAAGGACGGCTTTGGGAGTACGGCTGCGCGGGTTAACGCCGACGGTAGCGTTGAGGTGGACACGCTAACCGTGCGAGCCCTAAAGGTCACGAGCGTGAGTGCGCAAAGCCTTGCGGTTGCGGCATCTACCGTTTCAGCGCTCATGCCAGACATGCCGCACGTCATCAGCTATGGTCAGTCCCTCGGCGAAGGTGTGAATGCGTTGCCACCCTTGTCGACGGTGCAGAAGTACAACGCAGTCAGTTTCAATGGGGGAGTTCGCGCACAAGATGGCGGCACCGATCCGGCAGTAACGCACGCAAGCCTCATCCCGATGGTTGAAACGCAGTTCGATACCGGGAATGGTGTTGCAGGCGAGACACCATTGTCTGGCATGACGGAGTTCATTCACGAGCGTCTAGTTGCCGAGAATCCCGGCTTCAATGCCTCGGCGATGTCATTGCTCGGCTCTGCTCCTGGGCAGGGAAGCCAATCGATTGCAAATCTGTCGAAAGGTGGCTCTTATTATCAGCGGCTGCTCAATGACGTATCTTATGGCGTCAGCCTTGCCAATGCAGCGAGCAAGTTGTATCAAACGACGGCAATAACCTGGACGCAGGGCGAGGCGGATCAGAGTCTCGGCACGTCAGCCAGCGCCTATATCACCGCGCTAAACACTCTGCTTGCTAATGTGAATTCGGATGCCGCAGCCGCCAGCGGACAATCCCAAGCCGTTCGCATGATCATGTATCAGATGGGCTCATATAAGGCGCTTGGCGGCACCTACCCAACAATCGCATTTGCGCAGCGAGATGCGTGCCGGCAAAACGCCAATATGTTCCTGGCTTGCCCGATGTACCAGTTCGATAACTCGGATGCTGGCGTGCACCTGACAAACGTGTCGTCAAGGTGGCTGGGTGCCTACTACGGTCTCGTCTATAAGCGGGTCGTAATCGATGGCCTCGTCTGGAAACCGACCATGGCGACATCGTGGGTCAGGCAGGGAAAGGTTGCTCTAATCAAGTTCAACGTTCCAGGTGGGGGCCTTGTATTCGATACCTCATATGTGACTGACCCGGGGAACTACGGGTTCTCGCTAGTGGATTCTTCTGGCAATCCGCTGACGATCAGCGGCGTGTCTCTCTTGCAGAACGATACGGTAAAGATCGTTGCGGCCACCGCGATCCCGGCTGGCGCGAAGTGGCGTTATGGCTGGGGCAATGGGACAGCGAACTACGGCAGGACAGCAGGTCCTCGTGGCTGCTTGCGGGACAGCATGGGCGACACCATCGTCTATGCAGGCGCGGGGAATCAGCCCATGCACAACTGGGCCATCGTTGACGAACAAATTCTCAATTGA
- a CDS encoding acyltransferase family protein, with product MKNTLGQPRLIELDFARGVAILLAVGWHFNVHTGYAVLDWMQAPGRTIGWAGVDLFFVLSGFLVGGLIFSEIKRTGGFAAGRFLIRRAFKIWPVLYLYIALLVVTGRYKPMEIVPQTILHLQNYWLTPLSHLWSLAVEEHFYLLFALLASAFSLGVAQIRRVPKVLAGIMVVALVARVSGSILGVDPHTLQVQTQFRIDSLACGVLLAYAKFFLPEMFSSLLKYKWLWAAVAAASVSFLVFAHSEKVLIATVWILDCVHRGGSLPAPDSRRSHGHLAE from the coding sequence ATGAAAAACACACTCGGTCAGCCGCGCCTGATTGAACTCGACTTTGCGCGTGGGGTTGCGATTCTTCTTGCGGTTGGTTGGCATTTCAACGTCCATACTGGCTACGCTGTACTAGATTGGATGCAGGCGCCTGGCAGGACAATAGGGTGGGCCGGCGTTGATCTGTTCTTCGTGCTAAGCGGGTTCCTCGTCGGCGGCCTGATCTTCAGCGAAATAAAGCGGACTGGTGGATTTGCCGCAGGACGATTCCTGATCCGTAGAGCCTTCAAGATATGGCCCGTCCTCTATTTGTATATTGCGCTGCTCGTAGTGACTGGCCGATATAAGCCCATGGAGATTGTCCCTCAGACGATTCTCCATTTGCAAAACTACTGGCTCACGCCTCTCAGTCATCTATGGAGCCTCGCAGTCGAGGAGCATTTCTATCTGCTCTTCGCCCTACTCGCATCAGCGTTCTCGCTGGGAGTCGCCCAGATTAGGCGTGTTCCCAAGGTTCTCGCCGGGATAATGGTTGTCGCCTTGGTGGCGCGGGTCTCTGGCAGCATACTTGGCGTTGATCCGCACACACTCCAGGTTCAGACGCAGTTCCGAATTGACTCCCTAGCCTGCGGCGTGCTGCTGGCGTACGCGAAGTTCTTCTTGCCGGAGATGTTCTCATCTCTCCTCAAGTACAAGTGGCTTTGGGCGGCCGTTGCGGCAGCTAGCGTCTCCTTCTTGGTTTTCGCCCATTCTGAAAAGGTACTAATTGCGACTGTATGGATACTCGATTGCGTACATCGGGGCGGCAGCCTTCCTGCTCCTGATTCTCGACGGTCGCACGGTCACCTCGCGGAATAG
- a CDS encoding SOS response-associated peptidase — protein MCNNYAPVQRQLLRDVYGVEPPALDYPPETWPDYAAPIIVAAGDGARQALVGTFGMVPKARIPPGVAKFDTTNARSETVGEKRSFSGSWKKGQLCLVPASAFYEPNYESGPKSVRWRIWLKDEPDFAIAGLWRAWPGDAGTEVFSFTMLTINSDKHPLMSRFHAPGKEKRMIVIVPRAEWDDWLTCRDPERARSFMQPYPADRMNAEAAPRAPRAKAAE, from the coding sequence CGGCGTCGAGCCGCCCGCCCTGGACTATCCGCCAGAGACCTGGCCGGATTACGCAGCGCCAATCATCGTGGCCGCCGGCGACGGCGCGCGCCAAGCGCTGGTCGGAACCTTTGGCATGGTGCCGAAGGCCAGAATCCCACCCGGTGTGGCCAAGTTCGATACCACCAATGCACGATCGGAGACGGTTGGCGAGAAGCGCTCGTTCTCCGGTTCATGGAAGAAGGGGCAACTCTGCTTGGTACCGGCCAGCGCGTTCTATGAACCCAACTACGAGAGCGGGCCCAAGTCAGTCCGCTGGCGGATCTGGCTGAAGGACGAGCCGGATTTCGCCATCGCTGGCCTTTGGCGGGCGTGGCCGGGCGACGCCGGCACCGAGGTATTCAGTTTCACCATGCTAACGATCAACTCGGACAAGCATCCGCTGATGAGCCGCTTCCATGCGCCAGGCAAGGAAAAGCGAATGATCGTCATCGTACCTCGGGCGGAATGGGACGACTGGCTGACCTGCCGGGATCCGGAGCGGGCTAGGAGCTTCATGCAGCCTTACCCTGCCGATCGGATGAATGCGGAGGCTGCGCCGCGTGCGCCAAGAGCCAAAGCGGCAGAGTAA